A DNA window from Aspergillus nidulans FGSC A4 chromosome I contains the following coding sequences:
- a CDS encoding ATP-binding mismatch repair protein PMS1 (transcript_id=CADANIAT00006671), translating to MATIKAIEARSSGQVIVDLTSVIKELVENSLDAGATSIEVRFRNSGLDLIEVQDNGSGIAPENYENVALKHYTSKLSSYDDLLHLQTFGFRGEALSSLCALSDFRITTAQANQAPRATRLEFEQSGKLRKTEVVAGQKGTVASVESLFRKLPVRRRELEKNIKREYGKVLNLLHAYACISTGVRFTIKNTQAKKTVVVFATNGNPTTKENIANVYGAKTLLALIPLDLELQFEPSVAETMMAGDKKSNIQVRGHISRPVFGEGRQTPDRQMLFVNSRPCALPQITKAINEVYKSFNLAQSPFVFADFHMDTNAYDVNVSPDKRTILLHDAGALIESLKQSLQKLFESADQTVPQSQILGKLPLARQRSLPETTRSDRAMEQEASDRDEREGGSQPNPQDRMKGLLGNIRTRDTPPDETLPRRTLSQQHFSPASSSPAPVQEPQDTADDRISDDDLFVSQTPSQAGTELQDVQHDAPASHSRELIPDFETPNTIQNAFDRMRPRRLPAEMATITIGNRTVTSMVGSGVPRKRNTSDSPTLPPRKRRIHTPSRPSIFGRMQDFAAPGSQMSTHDSDEQESFEDEDEEEVEESDGVHEDLEAEAGKETESEVEDQVEEEVEEAESFVPSDDNATQSDEHTQTEPQPAKEDMNAEEKKRREDAEVQRLIEEAGKANQANSISRANKLHKGVSYRDSTVHLATAINASLSRIESQAKYIHDSHSRRNLSSSEDELDESRLSQVAPEERLTLTVNKDDFARMRIHGQFNLGFILASRTTSTSHRAESDPASGLGFKDELFIIDQHASDEKINFERLQSTTTVQNQRLVHPKRLDLTAVEEEIVIENQVILEKNGFVVDVDDSGDKPIGQRCSLLSLPLSKEVVFDVRDLEELIAILTETSTPNTTGPEIDIPRPSKVRKMFAMRACRSSIMIGKTLTQRQMERVVRDMGTIDKPWNCPHGRPTMRHLFSLGRWEVWDEYADIHNASREDGDLLDPVDDLNAWRENHPESKMSPTSPAIIADPQSAPQNPTATSTSASNSNANTGQDPVSDTLDPRTLATSAFTASLHSLGQNYTSALVDRAQNLHSNSQALKNQEAQLARHTESLRKQNDAWEKVADEGRNALKEIGDVQNWAEMIERDLLVVEDVVGALERELEEEERRGSLDEDEEYRMEGAEGGIGRELDHGGSMANGVANVNVKMNGKVDRKDGEEDGNDKNGKGKQTPPEKKGWFSWLW from the exons ATGGCAACCATCAAGGCCATCGAGGCCCGCTCA TCCGGCCAGGTCATTGTTGATCTTACCTCAGTGATAaaggagcttgttgagaaCAGCCTTGATGCTGGTGCCACATCGATCG AAGTTCGTTTCCGAAATAGCGGCCTCGACCTGATCGAGGTTCAGGATAATGGCAGCGGGATCGCCCCAGAGAATTATGAGAACGTGG CTCTAAAGCACTACACATCCAAACTGTCCTCCTACGATGACCTCCTTCACCTCCAGACTTTCGGATTTCGCGGCGAAGCTTTATCGTCGTTATGCGCGCTCTCCGACTTTCGCATCACGACCGCCCAAGCTAACCAGGCCCCGCGCGCGACCCGTCTCGAGTTCGAACAATCGGGGAAGCTGAGAAAGACAGAAGTAGTTGCGGGGCAAAAAGGTACAGTCGCATCCGTGGAAAGTCTGTTCAGAAAACTGCCTGTCCGACGACGcgagctggaaaagaacATTAAACGCGAGTATGGCAAGGTCCTGAATCTGCTACATGCATACGCTTGCATTAGCACAGGAGTACGCTTTACTATCAAGAATACACAAGCCAAGAAGACAGTTGTAGTCTTCGCAACGAACGGAAACCCGACAACAAAGGAGAATATCGCCAACGTCTACGGCGCGAAGACACTTCTTGCGTTGATACCGCTGGATCTGGAGCTGCAGTTTGAGCCGTCTGTAGCTGAAACGATGATGGCCGGCGATAAGAAGAGCAACATCCAAGTGCGCGGACACATCTCGCGACCTGTTTTCGGCGAAGGCCGCCAGACGCCTGATCGGCAGATGCTCTTTGTGAATTCCCGCCCCTGTGCGTTGCCACAAATTACCAAGGCAATTAATGAGGTGTACAAATCGTTTAATTTGGCTCAGTCACCATTTGTCTTCGCGGACTTCCATATGGACACGAATGCGTATGATGTCAATGTGTCTCCAGACAAGCGGACGATCCTGTTGCATGACGCCGGGGCACTTATTGAGTCGTTGAAGCAGTCTCTTCAGAAACTGTTTGAGTCTGCGGATCAGACTGTGCCTCAGTCACAGATTCTTGGGAAGCTACCGCTCGCTAGACAGCGGTCCTTGCCGGAAACTACTAGGTCTGATCGAGCTATGGAACAGGAAGCATCAGACCGTGACGAACGTGAGGGGGGCAGTCAACCGAACCCGCAAGACAGGATGAAGGGCCTTCTTGGCAATATCAGGACTCGAGACACTCCACCGGATGAAACATTGCCCAGGAGAACACTTAGCCAACAACATTTTTCGCCTgcttcatcttcgcctgcGCCGGTGCAAGAACCGCAAGATACAGCCGACGACCGAATCTCCGATGACGACCTTTTTGTCAGTCAGACTCCATCCCAAGCAGGAACAGAACTCCAGGACGTTCAGCATGACGCACCAGCATCCCATTCCCGTGAACTTATTCCAGACTTTGAAACCCCTAACACTATACAAAATGCATTTGACCGCATGAGGCCGAGACGTTTACCGGCAGAGATGGCCACGATCACTATCGGCAACAGGACAGTCACGTCAATGGTAGGGAGCGGCGTGCCTAGGAAGAGGAACACGAGCGACTCACCCACTCTCCCCCCGAGAAAGCGACGAATTCATACCCCGTCTCGTCCTAGCATATTTGGTCGTATGCAGGATTTTGCGGCGCCCGGGTCTCAGATGTCGACCCATGATAGTGACGAGCAGGAGAGttttgaggatgaggacgaggaagaagtggAAGAAAGTGACGGTGTACACGAAGACCTCGAGGCAGAGGCAGGGAAAGAAACCGAGAGTGAAGTCGAAGATcaagttgaggaagaagtggaagaagctgaatctTTCGTACCATCGGATGATAATGCCACCCAGTCTGACGAACACACTCAGACTGAACCGCAGCCGGCTAAAGAGGATATGAACGccgaggaaaagaaaagacgCGAAGATGCCGAAGTTCAACGCCTCATCGAAGAAGCAGGAAAGGCCAATCAAGCGAACAGTATCAGCAGAGCGAATAAACTACACAAGGGCGTCAGTTACAGGGATTCAACCGTGCATCTCGCAACTGCAATCAACGCATCCCTCTCCAGGATTGAATCTCAAGCAAAGTATATCCACGACAGCCACAGCAGACGAAACCTTTCATCCTCTGAAGACGAACTCGACGAATCTAGACTGTCCCAAGTCGCACCTGAAGAGCGTCTAACACTAACTGTTAACAAAGACGACTTTGCGCGCATGCGCATCCATGGCCAATTCAACCTAGGCTTCATTCTCGCCTCGCGAACCACATCAACATCGCATCGCGCAGAGTCCGACCCAGCCTCGGGCCTAGGGTTCAAAGACGAACTCTTTATAATCGACCAACACGCCTCAGACGAGAAAATCAACTTCGAGCGCCTCCAATCCACAACGACCGTTCAAAACCAGCGCCTCGTCCACCCCAAACGTCTCGACCTCACagccgtcgaagaggagaTCGTCATCGAAAACCAGGTCATCCTTGAGAAAAACGGCTTCGTCGTTGACGTCGACGACAGCGGTGACAAGCCGATCGGGCAAAGGTGTAGTCTTCTTTCATTGCCGCTCTCCAAAGAAGTGGTATTCGATGTGCGCGATCTGGAAGAACTTATCGCAATACTAACCGAAACATCTACACCAAATACCACGGGTCCGGAAATTGATATCCCTCGGCCCAGCAAAGTCCGCAAAATGTTCGCGATGCGCGCGTGCCGGTCCAGCATCATGATTGGCAAGACGCTTACGCAGAGACAGATGGAGCGTGTGGTTAGGGACATGGGGACTATTGATAAACCATGGAATTGCCCTCATGGACGGCCGACCATGCGCCACTTATTCAGTCTGGGGCGTTGGGAGGTGTGGGACGAGTATGCAGACATCCATAATGCGAGCCGCGAGGACGGTGATTTATTAGACCCTGTTGATGATTTGAATGCTTGGAGGGA GAACCACCCCGAAAGCAAGATGTCCCCCACCTCGCCCGCTATAATTGCAGACCCCCAATCCGCCCCTCAAAATCCCACCgcgacctcgacctcggccTCGAATTCGAACGCCAACACCGGCCAAGACCCCGTCTCTGACACACTCGACCCGCGCACCCTCGCAACATCCGCCTTCACTGCCTCTCTTCACTCCCTCGGTCAAAACTACACCAGTGCGCTCGTCGATCGAGCCCAGAACCTCCACTCTAATTCCCAGGCTTTGAAGAACCAAGAAGCGCAGCTAGCGCGACACACTGAGAGCCTGCGTAAGCAGAATGACGCTTGGGAGAAAGTTGCAGATGAGGGACGGAACGCGTTGAAGGAGATTGGCGACGTGCAGAATTGGGCGGAGATGATTGAGCGCGATttgcttgttgttgaggatgttgTAGGGGCTTTGGAgcgggagttggaggaagaagagaggaggggtagcttggacgaggatgaggaatACAGAATGGAAGGGGCTGAAGGGGGGATTGGTAGAGAGCTTGACCATGGCGGGAGCATGGCCAACGGGGTAGCGAATGTGAATGTGAAGATGAATGGAAAGGTTGATAGaaaggatggagaagaggatggaaACGACAAGAATGGAAAGGGGAAACAGACAccgccagagaagaaggggTGGTTCTCTTGGTTGTGGTGA
- a CDS encoding uncharacterized protein (transcript_id=CADANIAT00006672), whose translation MGFEFVNNNTAIDSAARKRIRTHAAAGKNANRTLTRPSKAVALRRNVAVPFRTPDTIRRLQRDSKAGAEIERPVTDGLQFLIPVPARSQGLVRQVRETTQGMYHIARTYRIVQDRLMSEEEATSDMTIAILVAMSQYERLQGQYARGYVHVRGMRRMIELRGSIKQFDSDCRGVIQKVLRADLEYALQLGSATLFGFEGIRFLRECKDICLDHGKEEKLVANPEVNSFLQAGLRLSLWSAFSDMRRLADLLNDAGAGYRRKLGADEFHNTILLLGYSLLYISPLDVSTGPGACSMLGISPLEEVVHLGLVAFLVTFLRGLNQRIPENPLLSYRLRLAIEKLLSSVGGGEESKIIKRVLVWALFVGAVVVFKPSDDEWLIPTTNTAMNALGLSSWKDVKEALAGFPWVDAIHDRTGTVLCTTQKFLSFSTQID comes from the exons ATGGGTTTCGAATTTGTGAACAACAATACTGCTATTGATAGCGCGGCGAGGAAACGTATTCGCACCCACGCTGCAGCAGGGAAAAACGCCAACAGGACTTTGACACGGCCATCCAAGGCCGTTGCTCTCAGACGCAACGTGGCAGTTCCGTTTCGAACACCGGATACTATAAGACGATTGCAGAGAGATTCCAAGGCTGGTGCAGAGATTGAGCGGCCAGTTACTGATGGACTGCAGTTTCTTATACCTGTTCCTGCAAGATCACAGGGTTTAGTTCGACAAG TCCGCGAAACGACACAAGGAATGTACCACATTGCGCGCACCTATCGTATCGTTCAGGATCGGTTAAtgagcgaggaagaggcaaCATCTGATATGACGATTGCAATATTGGTGGCTATGTCTCAGTATGAGCGGTTGCAGGGCCAGTATGCGCGTGGCTATGTCCATGTTCGTGGCATGCGGCGGATGATTGAGCTACGTGGGAGCATCAAGCAGTTCGATAGTGATTGCCGCGGGGTTATTCAAAAGGTTCTGAG GGCCGACCTCGAATATGCTTTACAGCTTGGTTCGGCGACACTCTTCGGTTTTGAGGGCATCAGGTTTCTGCGTGAATGTAAAGATATATGTTTGGATCacgggaaggaagagaagttgGTTGCAAATCCCGAGGTGAATTCCTTCCTGCAAGCCGGCCTGCGTCTTAGTCTATGGTCGGCCTTTTCAGACATGAGGAGGCTCGCAGATTTACTCAACGATGCCGGCGCTGGGTATAGACGGAAGCTAGGTGCTGACGAGTTCCACAACACCATCTTGCTCTTGGGCTATAGCCTCCTATATATCAGCCCCTTAGATGTAAGCACTGGGCCTGGTGCATGCTCCATGTTGGGTATCAGTCCCCTTGAGGAAGTTGTCCACTTGGGCCTTGTTGCGTTCTTGGTGACATTTCTAAGGGGTCTAAACCAACGAATCCCGGAAAACCCCCTTCTCTCATATCGTCTTCGGCTCGCTATCGAGAAGTTATTGTCGTCGGTCGGAGGAGGGGAGGAAAGCAAAATCATAAAAAGAGTGTTGGTATGGGCGCTCTTCGTTGGGGCGGTCGTTGTATTCAAGCCTTCAGACGATGAATGGCTGATACCAACAACTAATACTGCAATGAACGCTCTTGGTCTCTCCTCCTGGAAGGACGTAAAGGAGGCACTCGCTGGCTTCCCATGGGTGGATGCGATACATGATAGAACCGGCACAGTGCTTTGCACTACGCAGAAAtttctcagcttctcaacTCAAATTGACTAA
- a CDS encoding putative short-chain dehydrogenase/reductase family protein (transcript_id=CADANIAT00006673) — MSHEVSTQPRDLPILATTESTAGKTYIVTGANTGLGFEAAKHFVRLGAKRVILAVRSIPSGEAAKQKIDEATATTDVAEVWALDLSSYASVKTFAKRAITELDRIDAVIENAAVATAEQTRAEGHGLSLTVNVLSTFLLAVLLLPKLKESAEKYGVLPHLSIVTSGVGWDVRETWEKIREDPLVRMDELPSEQLMVTYPLSKLMDTLAVRELAARLPVEQGKVVINSICPGLCKTELVRNCPPAQKQAIVEQHELYGRTAEDGSRTLLAGSVLGKESHGAYTSNCEIRECVAPNL; from the exons ATGTCTCACGAAGTCTCAACCCAGCCTCGCGATCTCCCCATCCTCGCAACCACGGAATCCACCGCAGGAAAGACTTACATCGTGACTGGCGCAAACACTGGTCTTGGGTTTGAAGCGGCAAAGCACTTCGTCCGCCTCGGTGCAAAGAGAGTAATCCTAGCCGTGCGCAGCATACCTTCCGGCGAGGCCGCAAAGCAAAAAATCGATGAAGCCACGGCGACAACTGACGTCGCCGAGGTCTGGGCCCTTGATCTGAGCAGCTATGCTTCCGTCAAGACCTTCGCAAAGCGTGCGATTACAGAGCTTGACCGAATTGATGCTGTGATTGAGAATGCGGCTGTGGCGACGGCGGAACAAACCAGAGCCGAGGGGCATGGGTTATCGCTCACGGTGAATGTCTTGAGTACTTTTCTCTTGGCcgtgctgttgttgccgaAGCTGAAGGAGTCGGCAGAGAAGTATGGTGTTCTGCCGCACTTGTCGATTGTGACATCCGGTGTTGGATGGGATGTGCGTGAGACGTGGGAGAAAATTCGAGAGGATCCGCTGGTCAGGATGGATGAGTTGCCTAGTGAGCAATTGATGGTTAC GTACCCTCTTTCCAAGCTGATGGATACCTTAGCTGTTCGTGAGCTGGCGGCTCGGTTGCCTGTTGAGCAAGGGAAGGTGGTCATCAATTCCATTTGTCCTGGTCTCTGTAAGACTGAGCTGGTTCGGAATTGCCCACCTGCCCAGAAGCAGGCAATTGTCGAACAGCATGAGCTATATGGACGAACTGCGGAGGATGGAAGTCGGACTCTTCTCGCTGGTTCCGTTCTAGGAAAGGAAAGCCATGGCGCCTACACTTCCAATTGTGAGATTAGAGAGTGCGTGGCCCCAAACCTCTAA
- the csmB gene encoding protein csmB (transcript_id=CADANIAT00006670), with protein sequence MSNRFSVYSTQSAGLPGGRPSNQLSTTTLLNALHAHYTSGLPYQLDAGTSVVVNNWLTAAQTGADGHNGGTFDRELAARAWEHARRRAEDGCIVLSSTHQSTPSIFEPFLTTLPLSTPSVTFTALSALKPFLRAVTAFNPSYSLYSALSANFTFTLKGDLVALTLALSTSGLNVQKGLLDIPTEPGYRAFDVFYYLLTTTSTQAEREFLALREPSAYALLNKSGTYDPPSYIPTADDAAAAEDFRAALKAIGIKGASLRNLLSVLAGLLKLGNAAGFLVDEEELEQTCEDVGDLLGVDPEILLHKCATDERELLITGIYEALVDWVISKANEAIAGELEELNANGSGEHWNDDDTVSISVVDIPRPAFGKAVALRNVFDDSLGINAEMKEDGIPAPPVGQAILNEMAAAVEQFGPDLGISTDPTKEYELDKRQGVLEKVGIDLDADSFLRQILIPVESQGIAVGKKGRFDLASTLGSSRVWHHISVHPSDDLPGALNTSAPTAAWTASAVSRQIREWRLVEWANRRLKQFDFTADFDVDEFVNRYSRLGCADGRDGVESWLMERGWTNGDAFVGHQRIWMRENAWWEAETMIDLKADEPPSTHSYFSNSMLDPHSGGTPMAESASLLGGSQSNLLHRQSAMAPSVMAKSIAPSVPPTMNMAGDYGLGSKGDDKKWDNIYYDGDAEGGDRKHLEKDEITLGRRVWTAFVWALTFWIPSFVLRYVGRMKRPDVRIAWREKVVLVLLILLFNGIVCFYIIAFGDLLCPGKDKVWNEKEVSWRSTSSNFYVSIHGYVYDITKFAKVTHGDTSPEATPSLMEPLAGKVLDAYFPPPLTRMCGNYVNDLAINLQNNDTSATEDQPLAVHKSGPRNRPDTTTKLHNITWYEQDFLPKINEYYKGKLVWSKDTVKKQAESSSERKWVIAHNKIYDLTDYFYTLDMMNSESSYDWLPSAITDLVKNNPGQDVSDKWPLMSSPFREAQSCLDYVFYKGDTDFRDGPRCTVNNWILLAFTILICAVVLVKFLAALQLGSKRRPAPQDKFVICMVPAYTEGEDSLRKGLDSLTALQYDNKRKLIFVICDGMIVGGGNDRPTPKIVLDILGVDPKIDPPALPVKSIGQGNEQLNYGKVYSGLYEYEGNVVPYVVVVKVGKESEQNKSKPGNRGKRDSQVLLLNFLSRVHHRAPMSPLELEVFHQINNVIGVDPELYEYCLMVDADTSVREDSLNRLVAACANDARIAGICGETSLQNEERSWWTMIQVYEYFISHHLAKAFESLFGSVTCLPGCFCMYRLRTADRGRPLIISEKLLEEYSDNNVDTLHKKNLLALGEDRYLTTLMTKHFPTMSYKFIPDAFASTAAPETWSVLLSQRRRWINSTIHNLVELAALKDLCGFCCFSMRFVVMVDLLGTIILPATCVYLGYLIYRVASDTGPFPMISIVMLAGIYGLQAIIFIIKRQWQHIGWMIIYLCAYPIYSFILPLYSFWKQDDFSWGNTRVVIEEKGSKRIVAVEDEQFDPRSIPLQRWDDYALANNLPGRRGDYAVGQEKAFYGGRYMDDTAMEMDDMHSQYSSVKPASTILTGFPGQGRHSYMPPQSPAPFGGNVPGNRNSHFSTFSRYTDQPLQSNSHLQTRHMSMGNLSQLESSGMTNRHSVGMMQSTDNLLRPNSRSPVGFNSRPASAFDFRAGMNGPDEGAITEAIRSCLAEVDLDTVTKKQVRALVEQRLQTTLVGDKRTFLDRQIDNELANM encoded by the exons ATGTCGAATCGATTCTCTGTGTACTCCACCCAGTCTGCAGGACTGCCCGGTGGCCGTCCGTCGAACCAGCTCTCAACCACAACATTACTGAATGCCCTTCACGCACATTACACCTCTGGCCTACCGTATCAACTAGACGCTGGGACAAGTGTAGTTGTCAACAACTGGCTTACCGCCGCTCAGACCGGCGCGGATGGTCATAATGGAGGCACATTTGACCGCGAATTGGCGGCAAGGGCATGGGAACATGCTCGACGAAGGGCGGAGGATGGTTGTATTGTTCTGAG CTCTACTCACCAGTCAACTCCCTCCATATTTGAACCCTTCTTGACGACGCTTCCTCTCTCCACTCCCAGCGTTACTTTCACGGCTCTCTCTGCACTGAAACCGTTCCTACGGGCCGTAACTGCCTTCAACCCTTCTTACTCACTATACTCTGCTCTCTCCGCcaacttcaccttcaccCTCAAAGGTGACTTGGTTGCGCTTACGTTGGCTCTGTCGACTTCGGGCCTTAATGTCCAAAAAGGCTTGCTGGACATACCCACGGAACCTGGGTATCGTGCGTTTGATGTCTTTTACTACCTATTGACAACAACCTCGACCCAAGCGGAACGGGAGTTCTTGGCTTTAAGGGAACCCTCGGCGTATGCCTTGTTAAACAAGTCTGGGACATACGATCCACCTTCATATATTCCCACCGCCGATGATGCTGCCGCTGCGGAGGACTTTAGGGCTGCTCTGAAAGCCATTGGTATCAAAGGAGCATCTCTGCGAAATCTTCTCTCAGTTCTTGCCGGCCTTCTGAAGCTTGGAAACGCGGCTGGATTCCTCGTAGAcgaggaggagcttgaacaAACATGCGAGGATGTTGGAGATTTGCTTGGTGTAGACCCTGAGATTCTTCTTCACAAATGTGCTACCGACGAGCGCGAGCTTCTCATTACTGGAATCTACGAGGCCTTGGTCGATTGGGTGATCAGCAAAGCTAACGAGGCCATTGCTGGcgagcttgaagagttgaATGCCAATGGATCAGGCGAACACTGGAACGATGACGACACGGTCAGCATTTCAGTCGTTGATATTCCTCGTCCTGCCTTCGGAAAAGCCGTAGCTTTGCGAAACGTCTTTGACGATAGCCTCGGTATCAATGCAGAGATGAAAGAGGACGGCATTCCAGCACCCCCTGTCGGGCAAGCCATTTTGAACGAAATGGCAGCTGCAGTGGAGCAGTTTGGGCCTGACCTTGGGATTAGCACAGACCCTACTAAGGAATACGAACTCGACAAAAGGCAAGGTGTTTTGGAGAAAGTGGGCATTGATCTCGATGCAGATTCATTTCTGCGGCAGATCTTGATTCCGGTCGAGAGTCAAGGCATTGCTGTTGGGAAGAAAGGCCGGTTCGATCTTGCCAGCACTCTCGGTAGCAGCAGAGTTTGGCACCATATATCCGTCCACCCCAGCGATGACCTGCCCGGAGCACTGAATACTTCTGCGCCGACAGCTGCGTGGACAGCAAGCGCTGTATCTCGCCAAATTCGCGAGTGGCGACTTGTTGAATGGGCCAATCGCCGCCTCAAACAGTTCGATTTCACGGCCGACTTCGACGTGGACGAGTTTGTTAACCGTTATTCTCGACTGGGCTGCGCCGATGGCAGGGACGGCGTGGAGAGTTGGTTGATGGAAAGAGGCTGGACGAACGGCGATGCTTTTGTCGGACATCAGCGGATATGGATGAGAGAAAATGCTTGGTGGGAAGCGGAAACAATGATCGATCTTAAAGCGGATGAACCGCCGTCGACGCATTCCTACTTCAGTAATAGCATGCTCGACCCCCACTCCGGGGGCACTCCCATGGCCGAATCTGCCAGTCTACTTGGAGGCAGTCAGAGCAATCTCCTACACAGACAGAGTGCTATGGCCCCCAGCGTCATGGCCAAGTCTATAGCACCCAGTGTGCCTCCTACCATGAACATGGCCGGTGATTATGGTCTGGGTAGCAAAGGTGATGATAAAAAGTGGGACAATATATATTACGATGGCGATGCTGAAGGGGGAGATCGGAAACATCtcgagaaggacgagatcaCCCTTGGACGCCGTGTTTGGACTGCCTTCGTTTGGGCGCTAACATTCTGGATTCCGTCATTCGTCCTACGCTATGTTGGACGAATGAAACGCCCCGATGTCCGAATTGCCTGGCGAGAAAAGGTTGTCTTGGTTCTTCTAATCCTGCTCTTCAATGGCATTGTTTGCTTCTACATCATCGCCTTCGGCGACCTCCTTTGCCCAGGCAAAGACAAAGTCTGGAATGAAAAGGAAGTCAGCTGGCGCTCGACAAGCAGTAATTTCTATGTCAGCATCCATGGCTATGTCTACGATATCACCAAATTTGCCAAGGTCACTCATGGCGACACATCACCAGAAGCGACGCCTTCGCTGATGGAACCATTGGCCGGCAAGGTATTGGACGCCTATTTTCCGCCTCCGTTGACCCGGATGTGCGGGAACTATGTCAATGATCTCGCAATCAACCTGCAAAACAACGACACCTCCGCCACAGAGGATCAGCCGCTGGCCGTACATAAATCTGGACCACGCAATCGACCAGATACGACTACCAAGCTGCACAATATCACTTGGTACGAACAGGACTTCCTGCCGAAGATTAATGAGTACTACAagggcaagcttgtctgGTCCAAGGATACTGTTAAGAAACAAGCCGAAAGTAGCAGTGAACGAAAATGGGTCATTGCTCACAACAAAATCTACGATCTTACGGATTACTTCTATACGCTAGACATGATGAATTCGGAAAGTTCATATGATTGGCTTCCTTCTGCAATCACTGATTTGGTCAAGAACAACCCTGGCCAGGATGTCTCGGATAAATGGCCGTTGATGTCGTCTCCTTTCCGCGAAGCCCAGTCCTGTCTTGATTACGTGTTCTACAAGGGCGATACAGATTTCCGTGATGGTCCGCGGTGCACGGTCAACAACTGGATTCTACTCGCATTCACGATCTTGATTTGCGCAGTTGTTCTTGTCAAGTTCCTTGCCGCTCTCCAGCTAGGGTCAAAGCGCCGTCCAGCCCCTCAAGACAAATTCGTGATCTGCATGGTACCTGCTTATACTGAAGGCGAAGACTCGCTACGCAAAGGTCTCGACTCACTCACTGCGCTTCAATACGACAACAAGAGAAAGCTGATCTTTGTGATTTGTGATGGTATGATTGTTGGTGGTGGTAACGACCGGCCGACGCCGAAAATTGTCCTGGACATTCTTGGAGTTGATCCCAAAATCGACCCTCCAGCGTTGCCTGTCAAATCTATCGGCCAAGGCAACGAACAGCTTAATTACGGTAAAGTGTACTCTGGACTGTACGAATATGAAGGCAACGTGGTGCCTTATGTGGTCGTTGTCAAGGTCGGCAAGGAGTCAGAGCAGAACAAATCCAAGCCCGGTAACAGGGGTAAACGAGACTCTCAggttctccttctcaattTCCTCAGCCGCGTTCACCACCGTGCCCCGATGTCCCCTCTTGAGCTGGAAGTTTTCCACCAGATCAACAATGTCATTGGCGTTGACCCTGAGCTTTATGAGTACTGCCTGATGGTAGACGCGGATACAAGTGTACGTGAGGATTCCCTCAATCGCCTTGTAGCTGCGTGCGCCAATGATGCTCGCATTGCTGGTATTTGCGGGGAAACGAGTCTTCAAAACGAGGAACGAAGTTGGTGGACAATGATACAGGTTTATGAATACTTCATCTCTCATCATTTGGCCAAGGCTTTCGAGTCTTTGTTTGGCAGCGTTACCTGTCTTCCCGGATG TTTCTGTATGTACCGTCTTCGCACAGCAGACCGCGGTCGTCCTTTAATTATATCGGAGAAGCTTCTTGAGGAGTATTCGGATAATAATGTCGATACGCTACACAAGAAGAACTTGCTGGCCCTTGGTGAAGATCGATATCTCACCACTCTCATGACCAAGCATTTTCCCACCATGTCTTACAAGTTCATCCCCGATGCTTTCGCTAGCACGGCGGCTCCTGAGACATGGTCAGTCCTTCTGTCGCAGCGACGTCGGTGGATCAACTCTACAATCCACAACCTGGTTGAGTTGGCGGCCTTGAAAGACCTTTGCGGATTCTGTTGTTTCAGTATGCGTTTTGTGGTAATGGTTGACCTTCTGGGTACAATCATCCTTCCAGCGACCTGCGTCTACCTTGGATATCTGATCTACCGCGTTGCGAGCGACACGGGGCCCTTCCCAATGATCTCCATTGTCATGCTGGCTGGTATCTACGGTCTTCAGGCGATTATTTTCATAATCAAACGCCAGTGGCAGCACATTGGATGGATGATTATCTATCTCTGTGCATACCCCATCTACAGTTTCATCCTTCCGTTGTATTCCTTCTGGAAGCAGGACGACTTCAGTTGGGGTAATACTCGTGTAGTCATTGAGGAGAAGGGTTCGAAGCGCATTGTCGCGGTGGAGGACGAGCAATTCGATCCCCGCAGTATCCCCCTTCAGCGCTGGGACGACTATGCCCTAGCCAACAACCTTCCCGGGCGCCGCGGTGACTACGCCGTCGGCCAAGAGAAGGCTTTCTATGGCGGTCGCTACATGGATGACACGGCGATGGAAATGGATGACATGCATTCGCAGTACTCCTCTGTCAAGCCCGCTTCGACGATTCTCACTGGCTTCCCCGGTCAAGGTCGGCATTCGTACATGCCGCCGCAATCCCCAGCTCCCTTTGGCGGAAATGTCCCTGGTAACCGCAACTCGCACTTTTCCACCTTTTCCCGGTACACCGaccagcctctccagagcAACAGTCATCTGCAGACCCGCCATATGTCAATGGGCAACCTCAGCCAGCTGGAGAGCAGCGGCATGACCAACCGCCACAGCGTCGGAATGATGCAAAGCACAGATAACCTTCTTCGACCTAACTCGCGCAGCCCGGTAGGGTTTAACTCGCGGCCTGCCAGCGCGTTCGATTTCCGGGCGGGCATGAACGGGCCCGACGAGGGTGCAATCACGGAGGCAATCCGGAGCTGTCTCGCAGAggtcgacctcgacaccGTTACCAAAAAGCAGG TTCGCGCTCTTGTTGAACAACGACTTCAGACGACGCTTGTTGGCGACAAACGAACGTTCCTCGACCGTCAGATTGATAATGAGTTGGCGAATATGTGA